From the genome of Candidatus Methylopumilus rimovensis, one region includes:
- the pssA gene encoding CDP-diacylglycerol--serine O-phosphatidyltransferase: MKKFKSIGKNKENLLRNKIGKHTFYLLPNFITTASLFSGFYSIVQAMNGKYELAAIAIFIAIIMDGLDGRIARLTHTESAFGAEYDSLSDMVSFGVAPALILYVWALKPLGKLGWIAAFVYCCCAAFRLARFNVKLDQDEKKYFFGLPSPAAAALLVSFVWVSNENGFSGSEIFFNMIKMKWVSWSLTMLIALSMVSEIRFYSGKDINLRNSVPFVAILLVILAFVLVSYSPPEAIFIIVGCYFLSGYFNLIRQFKFKK; encoded by the coding sequence TTTAAAAGTATCGGAAAAAATAAAGAAAATTTATTAAGAAATAAAATAGGGAAGCATACTTTTTATTTGCTGCCTAATTTTATTACAACGGCTTCTTTATTCTCTGGATTCTATTCAATTGTTCAAGCGATGAATGGTAAGTATGAGCTCGCAGCCATTGCTATTTTTATTGCCATTATTATGGATGGATTAGATGGTCGTATTGCAAGACTGACTCATACTGAAAGTGCATTTGGTGCTGAGTACGATAGTCTTTCTGATATGGTTTCATTTGGCGTAGCACCGGCTCTAATTCTGTATGTTTGGGCATTAAAGCCTTTGGGGAAATTAGGTTGGATTGCAGCCTTTGTTTATTGTTGTTGTGCAGCGTTTCGACTTGCTCGCTTTAATGTGAAATTAGATCAAGATGAAAAAAAATATTTTTTTGGATTACCAAGCCCAGCTGCAGCCGCATTGCTTGTGAGTTTTGTTTGGGTGTCCAATGAAAACGGTTTTAGTGGAAGCGAGATTTTTTTTAACATGATCAAAATGAAATGGGTCTCATGGTCATTGACGATGTTAATCGCACTCTCAATGGTAAGCGAGATTAGATTCTACAGCGGCAAAGACATTAATCTTAGAAACAGCGTTCCATTCGTCGCTATTTTATTAGTCATTTTGGCGTTTGTATTAGTTTCTTATAGTCCGCCTGAAGCTATCTTCATAATAGTGGGTTGCTACTTTTTATCAGGCTATTTCAATTTAATAAGACAGTTTAAATTTAAAAAATAA
- a CDS encoding 2-isopropylmalate synthase, whose amino-acid sequence MQQEIQNNKLIIFDTTLRDGEQSPGASMTQEEKLRIARQLEKLGVDVIEAGFAAASPGDFDSVSTVAKNIKESTICSLARAVENDIRKAGEAIKYAKKGRIHTFIATSKIHMENKLRMSEDEVLDRAVQAVKWSLEYTDDVEFSAEDAVRSEINFLVKVFNAVIKAGAKTINVPDTVGYSIPGVWGERMKTLINQVENASKVIWSTHCHNDLGMAVANSLAAVMNGARQVECTINGLGERAGNASLEEIVMAVRTRKDLFNLTTGIDTTQIVPTSKLVSTITGYPVQPNKAIVGANAFAHESGIHQDGVLKHRETYEIMRAQDVGWGANKISLGKLSGRNAFKTRLQELGIDIQSEDIVNAAFARFKDLADKKSEIFDEDLHALMSEEYTSEAIEHFKLIHLKTMSETGTTPHAEIKISENGKEVIAESAGGGPVDATFKAIEKIANSGSELQLYSVNNITSGTDAQGEVTVRLAKGGRIVNGQGADTDIVIASAKAYINGLNKLHSKLERAHPQV is encoded by the coding sequence ATGCAACAAGAAATTCAAAATAACAAACTCATTATTTTTGATACCACATTAAGAGATGGGGAACAAAGTCCTGGTGCTTCTATGACTCAGGAAGAGAAGTTACGTATTGCAAGGCAGCTTGAAAAGTTAGGTGTTGACGTGATTGAAGCAGGATTTGCGGCAGCAAGTCCAGGAGACTTTGATTCCGTGAGCACTGTTGCAAAAAATATTAAAGAGTCAACTATATGTTCATTAGCGCGCGCCGTTGAAAATGATATTCGCAAAGCTGGTGAAGCGATTAAATATGCAAAAAAAGGACGTATCCATACATTCATTGCAACTAGCAAAATTCATATGGAAAATAAACTTCGCATGTCAGAAGATGAGGTATTAGATCGAGCTGTTCAAGCGGTGAAATGGTCTTTGGAATATACCGATGATGTAGAGTTTTCTGCTGAAGATGCAGTGCGGTCCGAAATTAATTTTCTTGTAAAAGTTTTTAATGCTGTAATCAAAGCGGGCGCTAAAACTATTAACGTGCCAGATACTGTTGGTTATTCAATCCCAGGAGTTTGGGGCGAGCGAATGAAAACATTAATTAATCAAGTTGAAAATGCTTCAAAAGTTATATGGTCTACACACTGTCATAATGATCTTGGCATGGCTGTTGCAAATTCACTTGCTGCTGTCATGAATGGCGCAAGGCAAGTTGAATGCACTATTAATGGTTTGGGTGAAAGAGCAGGCAATGCAAGTTTAGAAGAAATTGTCATGGCAGTTAGAACAAGAAAAGATTTATTTAATTTAACGACGGGTATTGATACCACACAAATTGTGCCGACTTCAAAGTTGGTTTCAACAATTACAGGTTATCCTGTTCAACCTAACAAAGCGATAGTCGGAGCAAATGCTTTTGCTCATGAATCTGGTATTCATCAAGATGGTGTTTTAAAACACAGAGAAACTTATGAAATTATGCGCGCTCAAGATGTGGGTTGGGGCGCAAATAAGATTTCGCTTGGAAAATTATCAGGTCGTAATGCGTTTAAAACAAGACTTCAAGAGCTAGGCATTGATATTCAATCCGAAGATATTGTTAATGCAGCATTTGCAAGATTTAAAGATTTGGCTGATAAGAAATCAGAAATTTTTGATGAAGACCTCCATGCTCTTATGAGTGAAGAATATACCTCAGAAGCGATAGAGCATTTCAAATTGATTCATTTAAAAACAATGTCAGAGACAGGCACAACACCTCATGCGGAAATTAAAATTTCTGAGAATGGAAAAGAAGTTATTGCTGAGTCTGCTGGGGGCGGTCCTGTAGATGCGACATTTAAAGCAATCGAAAAAATTGCAAACTCAGGTTCTGAACTGCAACTTTATTCTGTGAATAACATTACAAGCGGCACAGATGCTCAAGGTGAAGTGACTGTGAGATTAGCAAAGGGTGGTCGAATAGTGAATGGCCAGGGCGCTGATACAGATATTGTGATTGCATCTGCTAAAGCTTATATCAATGGATTAAACAAACTCCATTCCAAATTAGAACGTGCTCACCCTCAGGTTTAG
- a CDS encoding HAD family hydrolase → MNLALFDLDNTILAGDSDYNWSRFLIQEGYLDGKIHAEKNEKFYADYKAGTLDIYAFVEFQFKPLARNPRSVLNQLLKKYVDEIIKPMITEKAIALVKKHHEEGDLLIVITATNSFITKPIAALFGIENLIGTDPEEKEGEFTGKVAGLPSFKEGKVTRLEAWLKSKHLSFADFQKSYFYSDSHNDLPLMQRVTHPVAVDSDDILTEYAKSKGWPQISLR, encoded by the coding sequence TTGAATTTAGCACTTTTCGATTTAGATAATACTATTTTAGCTGGTGACAGCGACTACAACTGGAGTCGATTTTTGATTCAAGAAGGTTATCTAGACGGTAAAATTCACGCTGAAAAAAATGAAAAATTTTACGCTGACTATAAAGCAGGCACACTCGATATTTATGCGTTTGTGGAATTCCAATTTAAACCTCTTGCTAGAAATCCAAGAAGCGTCCTTAATCAACTTTTAAAAAAGTATGTAGACGAAATTATTAAGCCAATGATTACCGAAAAGGCAATCGCCTTAGTCAAAAAGCACCATGAAGAAGGCGATTTACTTATCGTCATTACAGCTACTAATAGCTTTATTACTAAACCGATTGCTGCATTATTTGGCATTGAAAATTTAATTGGCACTGATCCAGAAGAAAAAGAAGGTGAATTTACAGGTAAAGTTGCAGGTTTACCTTCTTTTAAAGAAGGTAAAGTGACGCGCTTAGAGGCTTGGCTCAAAAGCAAGCATCTATCATTTGCTGATTTTCAAAAATCATACTTTTATAGTGATTCGCATAATGATTTACCATTAATGCAGAGAGTGACGCATCCTGTCGCCGTTGATTCTGATGATATTTTAACGGAATACGCTAAATCTAAGGGGTGGCCTCAGATTTCTTTAAGATAA